The DNA sequence TGTAGCCATAAATATGTTGTATATATTCTGTGCCATTTTGTACTTATATGGCAGATGTCTTAATGTCATAATGTCTTTACTCTTAAATCAAAGataatttgattttgatattttattatatgaaatataaattcaaatttttttttgcaaatcaCATTACTTATattgtacaatttttgtttcCCACATAAGTGCACATTTTTCTCTTATAGTGTTCacaatttaaagaatttttgacatcattttgaataatatttatcgtGTTATGAGATGACTGTTTACTACACAAAGTTCACTTCCTAAGAAGCTTAatagctaaaaaaatataaacacacatATTTAAGCCCAATGGAGTCGGGAAATAGTGCAGTTGCAGATGAATCTAAGGACGCTTTTAGTTACATAAATGAACGCCCAGTGGATGATATatcattagaatttttttataaaccacATACAATAACCCTTTTAGCAGTATCAATTGCTGCAGTCATTTATACTGCTTTTGTGaggtatttatttgtttccCTATATTAAGTATGTGTTGTCATTTCTTACTGCTGAACATATCTCCCATTCTAGAATTATTCAGGTCACTGGGTTCCTTGGTGTAGACTTTAGAGTTTGTTGACACTGTGTTTAACATTCAGGGCTCACCATCTTAGTATCTCAAGTTTAAACACATATAGGCTAATAATGTAcggtaataaatataacatcgTACATACAATACTGTACAAGTACATGATCTACATTGTTAGCTATTTTATTCTTCTATGTAACTTGACAAAGTAATGgagtattatattaaataataaagtaaatattggatgaattaaaaattaaaaaacaaataaatagtgAATAAGATAAATAATCACATGTTGGGCTATGTAACAAATAGCTAGACTAAGATAAGAATTTTTATTGCTCTCAATAGACGAATACAAACAATCAGTATTAAAATATGACTACCAATGCAACACCCTATCCCTTTAATCACTGTGCGAACCTATTGCCTACAAAATCAtacatcagtcagtcagtcatatagtattaatatacacAATAATTCATTTAACGATGTGGGCTATTCatgtagtttatattttttttataaagttgtaTAAAgctatatacattaaaattatttaattttttacagagACGAAAGCAGGATCCAAGATAATATTTGGTCTGGAATATGTTGTgtcattttctttttcttaatagTGTCAGTACTTACATTTCCTAATGGACCCTTTACTAGACCACACCCAGCAGTATGGAGAATAGTATTTGGCATGTCGGTACTTTACTTACTCgctttgttgtttcttttatttcaaagttattCTACTGtttatgaaattatgtattGGATTGATCCAAACTTACGTAATTTTCATATAGATATGGATAAGGTaagcaaatttttattattttaatttttattcattttttatataattatcattagtTTCTTAGCTTATATATAGTAAAGCGGAATCTATTATTTTCAAGGACAAACTCGTTTAGTATTAGTTATTTGCCTGATTATAGCAAAATTAATTTGAGAAATTGAGTATACTGtacaataatatacattaaaattttataacattcattttaaatttataaaaaaggcaATGAATGGTATATTGCTttccaataattatttattttaataaattattttgcttttcaataaaaacaatctaACACAAACAgtaagcacacacacacacacagacgcgcgcacgcacgcacatgcacatacacatacacacccACACCTTCATAAATACACATTCTTTTTACATGCAACACTCAATGTACATTGAATAAGATGCAAGAATGTAAAGTATCACATTAATTAAGTTATTGGCTATATTTATGCTTAACTGGTATTGTATCATATTGTTGTATTCTAACTCTGTTAGActgcttaataaaataaaacaaatatttaattgtagTCTTTACAAATAAAGGCCATAAGTGAAACTTAGATTTAATCaatcaattatattaaatgcATCTAAAAACCTGATTATTTATGTCTAATGCTTGTTTCAGGAATATGCTGTTAATTGCTCAGACTTAAGCTTGTCCCGTATTTGGTCACATGTTGATGTATTTGCTTGGGGTCACTTTTTAGGATGGATGTTTAAGGCTATTCTTTTTAGACACACTGGCTTACTTTGGGCTATATCTATTATGTGGGAAATAACTGAAATAGCATTTGCACATTTACTTCCAAATTTCTTAGAATGCTGGTGGGATTCTATTATACTGGATGTTTTGGTTTGTAACGGGTTAGGCATATGGTGTGGTCTTAAAATTTGTAAAGCATTAGAAATGAGAGAATACAAGTGGGTCAGCATTaggtaagaaaaaataaaaacttgcaTATTGTGGGAAATAGTTACATGTTTAtgcctatttttattttatattgttacttTTTAAGGGATATATCATCGACAACTGGCAAGATAAAAAGGGCCATACTGCAATTTACACCAGTTTATTGGACTCCAGTGCGTTGGTTGGATCCAACATGCACCTACATGAGATTTTTTGCACTTAGTCAACTTGTGGTGTTTTGGCAAATTTCCgagttaaatacattttttttaaaacacataTTCGAAATGCCGCCATCACATCCATTGGTTATAGCTAGACTATGTTTAATTGGGGTAATTGTTGCTCCATCAGTAaggtttgtattttttgtacatatttatgaCTGTTTTTGCAATTATTACACATATGTATCATTGCAATATTCtacattttaaaagtaactaataaattgaaacaacaaaaaaaaaatacataaaaggaGCCATCCATAAATTGCGTTACACGTTGCGGGAGAGGGTTGAGGGGTTTACGAAGTATGTGAcataacatttcaaaatatatctaaGAAGAAATAAAACGTTATATTTTAACTGCATAAATGACTATTAacgattcatttaaaaaataaattttaaattgctttGTTGGCAAACTGACTCTCCCCTTACAAGTTTACCTATAAAAATTAgcatatcttattttttttaaataatttaaatgaaaaaaagtcgtaagtgattttattttaataatttttaggtGTAGAATTGGGTGTCTCATAAACGTGACCAATTGTAACAAGGGCGGGGGAGGAGTCGAAAAattcgtgtgacgtaatttatggatggtctctaaatataaatactagtggtcgcccaaaggtcgaaattcgaccataattgaaaatttaaagttaagaaaaccaaaaattttaaaataaaagaaaataaagaacctgactgacaatcaacaaaagaccTATATGCGAATAAGTAATATGCGAGTAAGAGCGCGAGTgcgagtatatatttttatgcataattaaaaaaaaaaaaatattagcattctgcccTCCTCTATATAAACCATGTGTATGAAATTTCATACCTCTCCGTCCAtccaattttcttaaaaaggggtacaatgtttttgcttcacgtattaatatatagatgttaAGTGTATTTTGTTAAGACGTTTAgattatggtaaaaaaaaaaaaattaacctatctaacttcgaAATGCGGttcctaatctaaagcctagccttttttacaaaataaatgacaataaaattgACCGaagttattgtataattatataagattgTGTTCTcataattaagataaaattatgtaatacatGATAGAAATTTATAGCTCACGTGTTAAATGTTTTGCCTTAACTTAATGATCTTTGACTTCAAGGAAGTCAATTATTactatatgataataatttattgcactAGTTATAGAATACATCAGTATAGAAGATTTATAACAATGTGAAATTTAGGCTTTAAAACTAAAAGCAATTTGTAACAGAACACTCATAAAGTGGAGCAATTTTTAGCTAGATGCAAAgctttatatatagattaatgtgttattattgtttaagtAGTAGTGACCCCCGGTAGAATTTTCTcgtgtgtcgggggtccggaaatacacaaaTCACACAAGCATAAAAGcgcagaccacaacaaacatctatatggccaatacaaatgtttgtagtgagcgggatcgaacccacgaccgccagcgcaacagccagtgctatgaccgctgcgccaatgcgtcgttaTGTCCACATCAAATGTACCacttttaaagcaataaaaaaaatattatttcaggcAGTATTATACCTATGTCACGGATCCGAGGTGCAAGAGAGTCGGAACCCAATGCTGGGTTTATGGAGCTATCATGGTCACTGAATCAATGCTGTGTATAAAGAATGGCAAAGAATTATTTGGACAAGCACAAATGTGCAATGTGATTGTATGGCTAGTCTTACAAATTCTAGTCTCAGTAGGTTGTGTATATGGAGTTGTACTGTATCACCGATATTTTgaggtacatatttttaatatagtaatCATAGATTattctaataaattataacCTTAATGACATAATATGCAAGATAATGTTACACCACaagaatatacatacattttttcatCAATTTTTGATGATCTATTTGCTGATACCGATATTTTataacgtacacacacacaaacacacgcacgcacgcacgcacgcacgcacgcacgcacgcacgcacgcacgcacgcacgcacgcacgcacacacgcacgcacgcacgcacgcacgcacgcacgaacGCACGCATGCATGCATGCATGCATGCATGCACGCACGCAcggcacacacacacacaaaaatggcgtaaactcatgtgttttgcccatagtcaccacgcttggcaggcgggttggtgaccgcagggctggctttgtcgcaccgaagacgctgttgccatTCTTCgttctgtgtatttcaaagccagcagttggataggtatcccgccatcggtcggctttttaaattccaaagcggtagtggaattgtgttatcccttagtcgcctcttacgcaacccacgggaagagagagggtgactatattctttactgccgtaaccacacagcgagTACAGTAAAGtagataattctttattttctattagattatatatatttctatagataAATCGTATGATAAACTTATTGTACAAATAACGCTTGCTGTTTATAAACTGTAAGTTAagagatatttttgtttgaaaaataaagaaaatacctTACTAAGCTTCcttatgttaatttaaatacttttttttagcCGAATAGAGAAGCTGCTATTGACAGTCCTAAGAAGGAAAAGTAAACATCTATCATTTGGTCAGGTAAATATAGAATTTCAAATTTAcagtttgtaaatttattttaaaactagttgtgcccgcgacttcatccacgtggaattaaacaaaatagatattgttcaatttgcagttataaaataaaaagtctaaaataaaagtaacctaagttactccttatcacatcagctatctgccagtgagtcccgtcaaaatcggtcaaccgtttcagagattagccggaacaaacagacagactggcaaaaattataaaaaatgttattttggtatatgtactgtgtattcatatatatgaattaagcaaaaagcggttattttaatattacaaacagacgctctaattttatttatttgtatagaatttCAAATTTAcactatgtaaatttattttaaaataatctttttaagtCGATTCTCTATAAACTAATCATActaatttcttgtttttatttataatataaaatatttattatttaagtagctgacccagcaaatgttgttttgccatatatattatgaaaatttagggttgtatgtattttttgatactaaatcataataaaataaaaataaaataaattatcagaatatatataaaaaaaattaagggtggactacccttaacatttagggggatgaaaaataaatgttgttcgattctcagacctacccaatatgcacacaaaatttcatgagaatcggtcaagccgtttcgaaggagtttaactacaaacaacgcgacacgagaattttatatattagactagctgacccggcaaacgttgtcttgccgttaAACGCTaatttaaaataggggttggtggtagaagggtgaaaatttagggttatatgtatcttttaatgttgtatcataaaaaaatagaaattaaaaattttgtctaaaaaaaaattaggggtggactacccctaacatttagggggatgaaaaatagatgttggccgattctcatagataccggataagcacaaaaatttttatcaaaatcggtcaagccgtttcggaggagtatggcaacgaaaactgtgacacgagaatttgatatattagatattaaaatgttttatattccattcaaaataaataaacgagttattcattaaaatatacataggtCGGAAAATCAATTTATTCATCAGCATCTCGATGACCGTAGTACCATtttgtatttgaatatttttttcattttattttcgttgAATCCATTTAGTGTTCTCAGAGTTATTGCGATTAGTTTTAAGATatgacttttaaataaaaaagagtatATGATCGCAAAACTGCCAAAAGACTTTCCATATAGATAGTCCGTGGTCaaagttatatgtatatactagctgacctggcgaacttcgtatcaccttattttttcctgaaatataataataacataatatatcaaaataaaatatagcctatcttttaagttggatcgaactgcacatggtgtgcgaattttattataatcggttaagtggtttaggagtccattgaggacaaacattgtgacacgagatttatatataataagatattatGTGTATACTGCATATAACGAGTTTGGATGTAGCAGTAAAACTTAATGTGCATCTAATGTTAAGTTTTCAAGTAACTGTATTTCGCAAGTCAATTCATGATGGTGAGCTTacgataaagaaaatattattataaatgtatttttacgcacctttacataatttatatacctTTTTTGTTTCAGGTGTTCGCCAGAAGATACAAATATAGCAGTGTTATAATGCTAAAGCTATTTATGTTACAATAATTATGCCACACCAAATACTATTTTTAGCTTGAACTAGTTACCTCGTTTTTTGTGGACTTAGtaggttaaataaaaaagtgatgTTTTGCTCATTAATGCTGTTTTGTATGttgtttttcaatataaaaataggtaattGAATCTTCcacatgataataatataaaaatgtgagTTATGTagataattttcataattatagaATATATCCCTAGATCCggcttttatgtatgttactgaAGACCTTATGTAAACTATTTACTGactagggcacagcaggaaatatcctgctcaaaatctggagcagcctgactggggaagtatatGATCCTTACAGaaagtcacagctaaataatactgttttcatgcagtgttgttttcctatAGTGAGTtacgtgaccagagctcctgcggggattggaggtagggtcTGTACcaagcttgcgatgcttctggtgttgcagacgtctataagctacggtaaccgcttaccttCAGGTGGAccttacgcttgtttaccgTCGGATGAAACAATATGACAAATACGTACTTAATAAGTCCGTGATCccatttaatttcatattgtagttaaaattttaatggttTCTGTGTAGGAATTTGACGGgaatgtatttaaattgtactcaatatttattacattcaaGTGTAGATTATGTAACTACTTGAGTGCGTTAATACCAATAGGTACATGAATAGGCCGTGTAAAATATTAACCGATTTTAAGAACGATTAAGAGTTCTATTATCATATGcagttacatatataaattattattaaaataattagtgtGCATTTTGGTGAATGGTGGAAAAAACTTTGAATATTCAATACTGAATCGTATACTAATTGGTTATGGttatttcataatatacaaGGTAGGTACAAGGTTCGTTTCTTCTCctacatttgaatttattaaaaatgttatacataAAGGTATCGTACATTCCTCGACTAAGACTGAAAAGACCGCATATAGATTTTGATTTACTGACTATATGGATATTTGACTGAATATGAATACTCTTACAATTAGGTTAAAAagtcatatattatttagtttacctgtaataaatgttaccctaaaccaaattaaataaataaaaaagaaatctatTTGTGACATCACAATAATAGCCTCACTATACCAGCCTTTCCCAAAGTAGGCGATAACGCCCTcttgtgggcgctgcaggcATAAAGGGTAAGAGATCCAGAAAAAAAAAGGTGGCGTTGTGAAGAGGCTTGGGGGGCGATTTAAATCATCCTTcacattagtttttatattagaaacgattgtttgttttattttgaataaaagataCTATGTCTAAATACAATAAAGTTGCGTTTCAATAATCATTCTTATTGGACCTGACCGCCGCTGTGTACTGCGCTTAGGTTTCAAGGTAACTCTTGAGGGTTATAGTAAAAGTCTCGTttagaattaatgtttaatctcCGCTAATATAGCTcgcaataattaaattaatttgaagttatagtggtttttaagttggtaaaaaaatggggatactataaaataatttattcttaaagtgggcagtagacaaaacaagtttgggaacccctgcaCTATACCTATGCATGTCAATTTTTTCACAGTACTTACTATCCTCCATGGTACTTACCtacataagaaaaaaatcttGGCATTCTGTTTGATGTCTATAATCATAAGAGCGACTGTTTTCGACGAAAATTCTGGCAAATTCAATTAACTGCCAACTTACTGGCAACTGGCAAATTTAGGTTTTcgtaaaaagaaaatgaaaagcTGAGAAATTCCAAAACTGCAGTATTTAGCAACAGCTAGCCATATGTAATGGGACTAAATCCGATTAGACTACCAGTTATCCTAAATATAACGTAGTCAAAGTTGCGTGGCAgctagtgaaaaaaaaaaattaagcaactTCTATTGACTTCCGCTCAGaattttaccaatatttttacttatgcTCTTTTATAACTGGGACGAGTGCGTCAAAATGCGTCCAGCGCTCGTATTTTCGCACCCTTTAGATAAGTCcagtatgtaatattttataatttttgtttagtcTTATCATAAAGTGAACGTTTTTAAAACAGCGTTTATGAATTCTAATTTAACTATGATTCAATtactcataatataataaaggatTTTATCCtaaaaaaaggataaaaagaatttaaaaatattttgagtagaAAAATAAACTGTTCcaatttataatacaaagatttattttacGTTTAAGCAGTTTctcgattattattatgaaagctaATAGGGATAATAGGGTTTTCTATAcagtagttttatttattttttattcaaatattttgttcacATGGCAATGAAATGTATAACAGTCTTAAAAAAGATAAACTATGTTTAACAGTAACATAACATTTAAGCCGAAGGGGACATTAGCAATTTTTGATGTTTAGAATATTGCTGTAGGCAAATATATAACTAGAATAGATGAATTTCTTCAGAAAACTTTGTTTCATTTAATTCTGCGACGCATAAACCGTTACGacgttaaccgacttccaaaaaaggaggaggttctcaattcgactgtatttttttaaaatgtatgttacttcagaacttgaCTGggcggaccgatttcgacaaaaaaaatttaatcgaaaggtggtgtgtgtcatttggtcccatttaaatttatttgagatctaacaactatttttcgagttatgtctaataatgcgtttttacttgacgcttttttcgtcgacctacgttgtattataccgcataactttctactggatgtaccgatttcgatgattcttttttcattggaaagtagatattcctagtttggtaccatgataagaaaaccagaatctgattatggaatcccagagaaatcgagggaaactctcgaaaatccgcaatatctttttactgggtgtaccgattttgataatttttaatttaatcgaaagctgatgtttatcgtgtagtcacatataaattttatcgagatctgataactactttttgagtaatcttcgataacgcgtggttacttgactattttttcgttgatctacgttgtattactacgatgtaattgaagtctgt is a window from the Melitaea cinxia chromosome 3, ilMelCinx1.1, whole genome shotgun sequence genome containing:
- the LOC123669151 gene encoding phosphatidylserine synthase; translation: MESGNSAVADESKDAFSYINERPVDDISLEFFYKPHTITLLAVSIAAVIYTAFVRDESRIQDNIWSGICCVIFFFLIVSVLTFPNGPFTRPHPAVWRIVFGMSVLYLLALLFLLFQSYSTVYEIMYWIDPNLRNFHIDMDKEYAVNCSDLSLSRIWSHVDVFAWGHFLGWMFKAILFRHTGLLWAISIMWEITEIAFAHLLPNFLECWWDSIILDVLVCNGLGIWCGLKICKALEMREYKWVSIRDISSTTGKIKRAILQFTPVYWTPVRWLDPTCTYMRFFALSQLVVFWQISELNTFFLKHIFEMPPSHPLVIARLCLIGVIVAPSVRQYYTYVTDPRCKRVGTQCWVYGAIMVTESMLCIKNGKELFGQAQMCNVIVWLVLQILVSVGCVYGVVLYHRYFEPNREAAIDSPKKEK